One window of Ziziphus jujuba cultivar Dongzao chromosome 5, ASM3175591v1 genomic DNA carries:
- the LOC107419810 gene encoding lysine histidine transporter-like 8 translates to MGHEVVEMMMQRKADQAAETTAISAPPFRLQCSPSPSVTRSPLQGLGDTAAPRTPKSPFASRFMTTPLASPMKKAIASMQGYLEEAGHFTKLDPQEAWLPITESRNGNAYYAAFHTLCSGIGVQALLLPLALTTLGWTWGIICLSVAFMWQLYTLWLLIQLHESESRIRYSRYLRLTMAAFGEKLGKVLGLFPIMYLSGGTCVTLIMIGGGTMKIFFQLVCGETCTVKPLTTVEWYLAFTCSAILLAQLPNLNSIAGVSLIGAITAVSYCTLIWVLSITKGRPTGVSYEPQQAKSDVATLFKILNALGIIAFAFRGHNLVLEIQGTMPSSTKRPSRLPMWRGVKFAYVIIALCLFPLAIGGYWAYGNLIPNGGTLTALYKYHGQDTSNLIVGLASMLVVINSLSSFQIYAMPVFDNLEFRYTSSMHKPCPRWLRTGFRLFFGCLAFFIAVALPFLPSLAGLIGGVALPITLAYPSFMWVLIKKPPKYSFVWFINWLLGALGMVLSLLVVTGAIWILITEGIEVHLFKPQ, encoded by the exons ATGGGTCATGAAGTGGTGGAAATGATGATGCAAAGGAAGGCAGATCAGGCGGCAGAAACGACGGCCATCTCGGCGCCTCCATTTCGACTCCAATGTTCACCTTCTCCTTCAGTGACACGATCACCGCTGCAGGGCCTGGGGGATACGGCAGCCCCCAGAACCCCCAAAAGCCCATTCGCTTCTCGTTTCATGACGACTCCTCTAGCCAGCCCTATGAAAAAAGCAATTGCAAGCATGCAAGGCTACTTGGAAGAAGCAGGCCACTTCACCAAGCTTGACCCTCAAGAGGCTTGGCTTCCTATCACCGAGTCCAGGAATGGTAATGCTTACTACGCCGCCTTTCACACTTTGTGTTCGGGAATCGGAGTTCAAGCCCTGCTTTTACCCCTAGCTCTCACTACCCTTGGTTG GACTTGGGGAATCATATGTCTCTCTGTGGCTTTCATGTGGCAGTTGTACACTCTGTGGTTACTGATACAGCTGCATGAATCAGAATCTCGAATTCGATACAGCAGATACCTTCGCCTTACCATGGCGGCGTTTG GTGAGAAGCTAGGGAAAGTGCTTGGACTTTTTCCAATAATGTATTTATCAGGAGGAACATGTGTGACACTCATTATGATCGGAGGAGGAACCATGAAGATATTCTTCCAGCTGGTGTGCGGTGAAACATGCACAGTAAAGCCATTAACAACCGTGGAGTGGTACTTGGCGTTTACCTGCTCAGCCATTCTTCTTGCTCAGCTTCCAAACCTCAATTCGATAGCTGGGGTTTCCCTAATCGGAGCAATAACTGCTGTAAGCTACTGCACTCTGATTTGGGTGCTGTCAATAACAAAAGGCCGACCAACAGGCGTTTCCTACGAGCCACAGCAGGCAAAATCAGATGTAGCTACGCTTTTTAAAATTCTCAATGCGCTTGGGATTATTGCCTTCGCTTTCAGAGGCCATAATCTTGTGCTAGAAATACAG GGAACCATGCCATCGAGCACTAAGCGACCATCCCGTCTACCAATGTGGAGAGGTGTGAAGTTTGCTTATGTGATTATCGCCTTGTGCTTGTTTCCCCTTGCAATTGGCGGCTATTGGGCCTACGGAAATTTG ATTCCAAATGGAGGAACGCTAACCGCTCTGTACAAATATCATGGGCAAGATACGTCAAATTTAATTGTAGGGCTAGCAAGCATGCTGGTGGTGATTAACAGCCTAAGTTCATTTCAAATCTATGCAATGCCAGTATTTGACAATCTAGAGTTTAGATATACAAGCAGCATGCACAAACCGTGTCCTCGGTGGCTACGCACCGGATTTAGACTTTTCTTTGGATGCCTAGCTTTTTTTATAGCAGTTGCCCTACCATTCCTGCCAAGCTTGGCAGGTCTTATTGGAGGGGTGGCGTTACCAATCACCTTGGCATACCCAAGTTTCATGTGGGTACTGATCAAGAAACCCCCTAAATATAGCTTTGTTTGGTTTATCAATTGGTTGTTAGGAGCCCTAGGTATGGTTCTTAGCTTGTTAGTTGTGACTGGGGCAATTTGGATTCTGATTACAGAGGGAATAGAAGTCCATCTCTTCAAGCctcaataa
- the LOC107419811 gene encoding uncharacterized protein LOC107419811: MITRSNLAEQLREYQIRSKHDWASVSFFSSTSNFTSSRVDVVIFVIWELVILAFLVFSAVSLYFRHMQLAFILICITMLLLLCMKITKQVRLARKKKRRMLLPLSM, encoded by the exons ATGATAACGCGATCGAATCTGGCAGAGCAGCTGAGAGAGTACCAGATTCGATCCAAGCACGACTGGGCCTCCGTATCCTTCTTCTCCTCCACCTCTAATTTCACTTCTTCAAG GGTGGATGTTGTGATCTTTGTAATATGGGAACTGGTCATTCTAGCTTTCCTGGTTTTTTCAGCTGTTTCTTTATACTTTAGGCATATGCAACTTGCCTTTATCTTGATATGCATCACAATGCTTTTGCTTTTATGCATGAAAATTACAAAGCAAGTGAGATTGGCTAGGAAAAAGAAACGAAGGATGCTTCTTCCATTATCTATGTAA
- the LOC107419787 gene encoding lysine histidine transporter-like 8: MEDITSTATTSPIPMSSRPSQLLMDSKVEVVSAPPMQTQYNSPSLSRKPLLNPIETPNALAVNNATPNPSHHTPNFFTPIGSPLRRAIQLTRLDPQDAWLPITESRNGNAYYAAFHTLCSGIGIQALVLPVSFTVLGWRWGIICLTIAFIWQLYTLWLLIYLHESTETGMRYSRYLQLFSATFGEKMGKLFAVFPIFYLSGGNCVALIIVGGSSMKLFFEILCGHGCTAKPLTTVEWYLVFTCAAVVLSQMPNLNSIAGVSLIGAITAIGYSTIMWLVAVTEGRLDGVSYDPIREDNNTAMIFSFFNAIGIIAFAFRGHNLILEIQATMPSNEKKLSRVPMWRGTKVAYLIIASCLFPLAIGGYWAYGHKIPADGGMLTAIYQYHGKDTSQFVLALTSLFVIINAVSSFQIYGMPMFDDIESKYTKRKNKPMPWWLRAASRALFGFSCFFFGVAIPFLGSIAGLVGGIAIPITFAYPCFMWLKIKKPKKYSIMWYLNWVLGVWGMVLSVILIASGIYIIIDTGIQVSFFKPS; the protein is encoded by the exons ATGGAAGACATTACTTCAACTGCTACTACTTCTCCAATCCCTATGTCCTCCAGACCATCACAATTATTAATGGATTCGAAGGTTGAGGTGGTCTCGGCGCCTCCGATGCAAACGCAGTACAATTCACCATCCCTGTCAAGAAAACCGCTGCTGAATCCAATAGAAACCCCCAACGCTTTAGCTGTCAATAACGCAACCCCAAATCCTTCTCACCACACTCCCAATTTCTTCACCCCCATAGGAAGCCCCCTTAGAAGGGCAATCCAACTCACCAGGCTTGATCCTCAGGATGCTTGGCTTCCAATCACCGAGTCAAGGAATGGCAATGCCTACTATGCTGCCTTCCATACCCTCTGTTCTGGAATTGGAATTCAAGCCCTTGTTCTGCCCGTATCCTTCACCGTTCTTGGATG GAGATGGGGAATCATCTGCTTGACAATTGCATTCATATGGCAGCTTTACACCTTATGGCTATTGATCTATCTTCATGAGTCTACCGAAACAGGGATGCGTTACAGCAGATATCTCCAACTCTTCAGCGCCACTTTTG GAGAGAAAATGGGAAAACTGTTTGCTGTATTTCCAATCTTCTACCTATCAGGGGGCAATTGCGTGGCTCTTATAATAGTTGGGGGTTCAAGCATGAAgcttttctttgaaatattgtGTGGACACGGCTGCACTGCGAAGCCTCTAACAACCGTGGAATGGTATTTGGTGTTCACATGTGCTGCGGTGGTGCTATCTCAGATGCCCAACTTGAACTCTATAGCTGGAGTTTCTTTGATTGGTGCCATCACAGCCATTGGCTATAGCACCATTATGTGGTTAGTCGCCGTCACTGAGGGAAGACTTGATGGTGTTTCGTATGATCCCATCAGAGAAGACAACAATACTGCTATGATTTTTAGCTTTTTTAATGCTATTGGAATTATTGCTTTTGCTTTCAGGGGTCATAACCTTATTCTTGAAATTCAG GCAACCATGCCTTCAAATGAGAAGAAACTATCGCGGGTGCCAATGTGGAGAGGGACAAAAGTTGCGTACCTAATTATTGCCTCCTGCTTATTTCCTCTTGCAATTGGAGGATATTGGGCGTACGGACAcaag ataCCAGCCGACGGTGGGATGCTGACGGCGATTTATCAATACCATGGGAAGGACACTTCGCAGTTTGTTCTTGCATTGACGAGCTTGTTCGTCATCATCAACGCCGTTAGTTCCTTCCAAATCTATGGCATGCCAATGTTCGATGACATAGAGTCCAAATACACCAAAAGAAAGAACAAGCCAATGCCATGGTGGCTCCGAGCAGCGTCTAGAGCCCTGTTCGGATTCAGTTGCTTCTTTTTTGGAGTGGCAATCCCATTCCTGGGTAGCATAGCAGGATTAGTGGGAGGAATTGCCATACCAATCACATTTGCATATCCTTGTTTTATGTGGTTAAAGATCAAGAAGCCAAAGAAATATAGCATCatgtggtatttaaattgggTGCTAGGGGTTTGGGGCATGGTTTTGAGTGTGATACTTATAGCGTCTGggatttatattataattgacACTGGAATTCAAGTTAGCTTTTTTAAGCCTAGCTAG